The following nucleotide sequence is from Aneurinibacillus soli.
TTCCGGTTTCTTTATCCATATGTGGCTTGCCTGCGGTCAGACGCTTATATTGCTTCGTCGCAGCATCATATTCATATCCGGCAGTATTGCGCTTCGAATACATGACATGAATGGATGTCGCTGTCTCTCCACCCATCGGCTCATCCGGTGCTTTAAAAGAAAAGGTCGGAGTCGCTCCTCCAAGATTGTACCCTTTTGCTTCTGCCCCGGTCCGCAGCCTGACGATGCTTGTATACAGATTGTGCGGCGCGCGGCGGGATTTGTCACGCCAGTACGCTTTGCTGTAGGCATAAATCTCGTCTAAGTCGGCATATTGCCCATTTTTGAGCATAGAGAGGGCTGCAACACTGCCGCCTGCATGTGACATGATTGCATCGAATCCTTGACCAAGCTCGACATTATATGGGCGAATGCTGCGCACTGGACCGACTATTTTCGGAGAATGACTCTGATAGAACGCCATGAAGCGAGTAATCAGTCCTTCTTCTAGCATTTCATACACCATATCTGCCTGATCCAGCCCGGATTGTGGTCGTGCCTTGCTGTAATTGTTGATCATGACCATCACAACCCGATCCTTTAATTCGTGATCAGCAGGCAGGCCTGTCAAGGGAGCTATATAGCTGGCACTGCTCTGCCCAGACACTGGCTTGGCCGGCTGTTCTGTAGACTGTGCGGGAGAAGGAGCACCTTGCTCTGTTATGTTGCCGCAGCCCGCTGCTGTTAGAGCAAGCACAGTCGTCAGGCCAAGTGAAAGAAAGCGATACCGTGCCATTTGCCCACGTCCTTTCTTATTCATATCGGAGCGCCTTAATCGAATGTCATTTTGCCGCCTTTCCTTCCAGACTTGACATACTTTTTGTTTCGCATACTCTCTTGCTTCTCTCTCACGCATTTAGGTTCCTTCTATAATATAGCCTCAATCTCTCCCTCGATCGCTTCCGGGGCTGTTGTCGGTGCATAGCGCTTGATTACCTCTCCATTCCGATCAACAAGAAACTTCGTGAAATTCCACTTCACGGCCTCTGACAAAATGCCCGGTGCCTGTTTGGTCAAATAGACAAACAGTGGGTGCGCGTTTGCTCCCTTCACATCGATCTTGGCAAACATCGGGAAGGTCACACCGTAATTCAACTCACAGAACTGTTGAATGTCCGCCTCTGTTCCCGGCTCCTGCTTCATGAACTGGTTGCACGGAAATCCAAGCACTTCGAAGTTTTGCTTGTGGTATTTCTCATACAACGCCTGCAATCCTTTATACTGCGGAGTAAACCCACATTTGCTCGCTGTATTTACAATGAGTAAAGCGTTTCCTTTATAGTCGGCAAGTGACTTCTCTTCTCCGGTAATCGTTTTGGCTGAAAAATCATAGATACTCATATAAATTCCTCCTTACTATTAGTTGTATAATACAACTAAAGACATGTATATAAAAGGAGACTCCCCTATGCCTTCTTCCATATCCGCTTCCGTACAGAAGACGATTCCGCAGTCGAAGAATCAGGCTCGCATGCTCTGGTTACTCGTTTCCTTTGCATATCTGCTTATTGTCAGTCAGCGGACAGCCCCTGGCATCATTAGCGATCAACTTCTGTCCGAATTCCATGTATCGGCTTCTGTATTAGGTCTCATGAGTACGTTTCAATTTGTCATGTATGCAGGTCTGCAAATTCCAATCGGGCTGTGGGCAGCGCGTCTCGGCCCGGCCCGTCTGCTGCTTGTAGGTATCCTAGCAAGTGGTCTCGGAACAATTCTATACAGTACAGCAGACAGTCTGCCACTTTTATTTGCCACCCGCGCATTGATCGGGTTTGGCGATGCTTTCATCTGGGTGAATTGTGTACTGATTCTCGGAAAAGCGTTTGAGCCTCGTTCATTCTCGACAATGATTGGCATGACGGGAGCGATGGGCAGCCTTGGCAATATGCTGACGACCATGCCACTTGCCTGGTGGGTCACCGCTTCTGGCTGGCGACTGCCGTTCACCTGTATGGGCATCATCCTGCTTGTGCATGCGCTAATCATGTATCGGGGATTCAGCCGCCGGGATATGCTGTTTCCTGCTGATGCTGCGAACTTGCATCCAGCAGTCACACTGCGAGAATTCGCCACCCTAATCCGGAAGCGGACTGTGTGGGGACCCTTTCTGTGCCACTTCGGAATCATAGGTACATATGTTGGATTTACCAGTGTATGGGCCATTCCATATTTGCTTGATATGTATGGAATCAGTCGCGCAGAAGCCGCCTCTATTCTTGGCCTAGCACTCATCAGCGCAGTCGCAGGTGGTCCATTGTCCGGTTGGATGGCCGCCCGAGCTGGCAATTGCCGGACACCTTATATATGGCTACAAGTACTAAACGTTACCGTATGGAGTGTGTTCCTTCTCACCAAAGCGCACCCGCCGCTTGCACTTGTATATGTCCTGTTTATTGCGCTTGGTTTTGGAATCGGCATCAGCACCCTTACGTTCGCCTCGATTCGAGAGAGTTTCCCTGTAGCGCAGGTCGGTGCACTAACCGGGCTCGCCAATACAGGTGGATTTTTCAGTGCTGTATTGCTTCCCCCTATTATGGGACTTGTTTTTGACCACCTGGGACTTCACAGTCAACAAGCATATGCCGTAGCCTTTATTATTCCAGTCCTGTTTGCTTCTATCGGCATTGCAGGAGGCCTTATGTTATCTAAGCCCAAACATGTGTAAGATAACAAAATCGCCAGTATAATCGCTGGCGATTTTCCCTCATGCTCCCATATATGGATCTATTCCATCACCTAACTGGCTTCCCCCTTCGTGCCGATACAAAAGCACCAAGCAGGCAAATCACAGCGGCAGCCCCGAATACACTGTGGAGTGCCGCGATAAAGGTAGCGCTATACGCCTCCCCTTGTATCGTAAAACGCTCACCGCTGCCTGCTAGACGCTGAAACTGAAAGGAAAATAACGAAACAGAAAAAGTCGTCCCGAGCACCATCCCCAGATTCCGTACCAGCGCATTCAATCCCCCTGCCCTACCTAATTGGATAGGTGGTACAGCCCCAAGTACGCTCGCATTATTCGGTGACTGAAACATCCCCGTTCCAAGCCCGAACAAAGCCAGATGTAGCGCGATTTGCCACGGTAATTCCTTTACCCCTAGCGTAGTTAGCATGGCAAATGACACCGCATTTAACAAAAGCCCACCTGTTGTAAGGAAAAACGGGCCTATCCGATCAGACAGCCAGCCTGAGAGTGGCGCAACGAGTGCCATAACCAACGGGTTTGCCATCATCACATATCCAACAATATGCGGAGAATAACCCAGCACATTTTGCATATAAAAAGGCATCATGACTGTAATACAAAACAAGGAAATAAACGATAACAATGCCGCCAGACTTCCCACCCGAAACGTCCGAATTCGATATAAAGAAAAATCAAGCATAGGAAACGAAATTGAAGTTTCTCGTTTATAAAATCCAATAAGAAGGCCAATCGCTCCCACAAGTCCGGCAATTGTCCAAATAGAGCCCCATCCCCATACTTGCACATTTGATAACACATAAAGAAACGCTACAATCCCAACCATATACAACAGTGACCCCGTATAATCAAAAGGCTCGCTTACTTGTTCCAACTTCTCTTTCGGCAAGATCCATATCCCTGCCAAGAAAGCCAGCAACCCAATGGGAACATTCACCCAGAAAATTGATTCCCATCCAAACGAACTCACAAGCATCCCACCGACGGCAGGACCGGTTAAAGAACCCAAAGAAACAACGGTTCCTGTAATCCCAAGCGACCTCCCTCTCTCTGCTTTTGAAAAAGTGGAAGCTACAATGGCCTGACTATTCCCCATCAACAACGCTGCGCCCGCTGCTTGTACAATCCGTCCGACAATTAACATCCAGATTGAGCCCGATAACCCGCAAAAAATCGATCCTCCAACAAAAGTAAGAAACCCTGCTTGATAAAGCCGACCTCGTCCTAGAGAATCGGATAACTTCCCAACGATCGGCAGAAGTGCCGCAATCGTAAGCAAATAAGCTGTAATGACCCATTGGACAAGATTCAGGGGAACTGCAAGTGCGTGTGAAATACTCGGCAGCGCCACATTTGTAATGCTTCCGTCAAGCGTCGCCATAAAGGTGCCGAGCGAAACGTTAGCTAGAATCAACCATTTCCTATACTCTTTTTTCTTAGCAGCTACAGTGCTCATGATGCCTCCGTGTCATCGTTCTCGTGAACTCCTTAGCATATGTTTTCCGCGTTGTGTCCCTATTAGTCATTATTTTGGTTATTACAGGAACAAACAACAACTGGGATAAGCAGGAGCGAAAGAATAACTCCTGCAAACTTCCTTGCTTTTCCCTCCCACCACATACCACCCATCTTATTTTCTATACCATCCACTCTAGCAAAATTCCTGCTTGCACCAATCCACCGCCAAAACCATACAGCAAAACACGATCGCCTGCTTTCACTTTTCCTTCCACTATTCCTTTATTCAGCGCGAGTGGAATGGATGCTGCTGACGTATTGCCGAAATGCTCTAGGCTCCATAACGTTTTCTCTAGCGGAAATCCACTACGTTCACAAATTGACTCAATCATCCGCAAATTCGCACTATGCGGTACAAACCAATCCACTGCCTCAAGCACGGACCCACTCTTCTCCATAACTTTCTCCATCCCGCAAGGCACGGTCGTAACCGCCCATTTATACACTTCTCTGCCGTTTTGAACAATATAACCACTGTTTTGTAATTCCTGTCCGTTCATTTGATTCGAAAGTCCAGTACGATATAAATGAATTCCCCCTTCCCCTTTAGCCGTCATGTGGACAGATAAGAAGCTCCCTCGCTCTTCTATATACTCGACAAGCATCGCTCCTGCTCCATCTCCAAACAAGATACATGTTGTACGATCATTGAAGTCTGTTATTTTCGACAACGTTTCCGCCCCAATAACCAACACTTTTTTATTCATACCTGATGTGATGGCACTGTTCGCCATCTGCAAAGCATACACAAACCCGGCACAAGCCGCATTCATATCCAGTGCACCTGCATCTTCAATTCCTAATCGTGCTTGCACCTGACTCGCTACACTCGGAAATGCGTAATCAGGCGTGCTAGTTGCAACAAGAATGAGATCGACATCGTCTACTGTCTTGTCATACCTTTTCATTAAATCCTGCACCGCCGCCACACATAAATCCGTTGTGAATTCCCCTTCAGCTGCAATTCGCCGTTCTCGAATCCCGGTCCGACTAAAAATCCACTCATCACTTGTATCCACCATTTCTTCCAGGTCAAAATTGCTTAACACACGTTCTGGTGCATACGTGCCAATCGCTGTAATTTTCGCTTTTGATAAAAAAGAGTTTCCCATATCGTCCCTCCTGTTTCATTTTACAATTATTATATCACCAGATATTATGACCAGATACTAATTTTTATGAACATCCATATCCCGACAATAAAAAAGTCTCCTGTTCACATAGTAGAACAGGAGACTTTCGCTATCCCTATTTTAGTGGCCACCTAAATACGCCATCTTAATCTGATCGCTCGCATTTAACTCTTCCGCTGTACCAGACAGCACAACCCGTCCCGTCTCGATTACGTATGCCCGATCAGCAATTGACAATGCCATATTAGCATTCTGTTCTACCAGCAGAACGGTAGTGCCCGCCTGATTAATCTCTTCGATAATGCGGAATATCGTCTTCACCAGTAACGGAGCAAGACCCATAGATGGCTCATCGAGCAACAGCAGTTTCGGGCGTGCCATCAGCGCACGACCCATCGCAAGCATTTGCTGCTCTCCACCTGACAATGTACCGGACAACTGCTTTTTCCGTTCGAGTAAGCGTGGGAACAACTCGTACACTTTCGCGAAATCCTGCCGGATACCGTCTTTGTCCTTGCGCAAGAATGCACCAAGTTCCAGATTCTCTTCCACCGTCATGTTTGCAAACACACGGCGACCTTCTGGAACATGAGAGATTCCTTCTTTCACAATCGCCTGAGCTGCCCGGCCTGAGATTGATGTACCTTCATATACAATATCGCCCTGCTTTGGCTTCAAGAGACCGGAGATTGCTTTGAGCAGCGTGCTTTTGCCTGCACCATTTGCCCC
It contains:
- a CDS encoding DUF3048 domain-containing protein, with product MNKKGRGQMARYRFLSLGLTTVLALTAAGCGNITEQGAPSPAQSTEQPAKPVSGQSSASYIAPLTGLPADHELKDRVVMVMINNYSKARPQSGLDQADMVYEMLEEGLITRFMAFYQSHSPKIVGPVRSIRPYNVELGQGFDAIMSHAGGSVAALSMLKNGQYADLDEIYAYSKAYWRDKSRRAPHNLYTSIVRLRTGAEAKGYNLGGATPTFSFKAPDEPMGGETATSIHVMYSKRNTAGYEYDAATKQYKRLTAGKPHMDKETGKQLTVTNVLVIAAHHRTLDQEGRLEIDTTGPGQGYMFQHGKALSVTWERRNDGAIRAYQNGVEVKLYPGTTWVNVVPDTPSLKAHLTYK
- a CDS encoding glutathione peroxidase — translated: MSIYDFSAKTITGEEKSLADYKGNALLIVNTASKCGFTPQYKGLQALYEKYHKQNFEVLGFPCNQFMKQEPGTEADIQQFCELNYGVTFPMFAKIDVKGANAHPLFVYLTKQAPGILSEAVKWNFTKFLVDRNGEVIKRYAPTTAPEAIEGEIEAIL
- a CDS encoding MFS transporter, translating into MPSSISASVQKTIPQSKNQARMLWLLVSFAYLLIVSQRTAPGIISDQLLSEFHVSASVLGLMSTFQFVMYAGLQIPIGLWAARLGPARLLLVGILASGLGTILYSTADSLPLLFATRALIGFGDAFIWVNCVLILGKAFEPRSFSTMIGMTGAMGSLGNMLTTMPLAWWVTASGWRLPFTCMGIILLVHALIMYRGFSRRDMLFPADAANLHPAVTLREFATLIRKRTVWGPFLCHFGIIGTYVGFTSVWAIPYLLDMYGISRAEAASILGLALISAVAGGPLSGWMAARAGNCRTPYIWLQVLNVTVWSVFLLTKAHPPLALVYVLFIALGFGIGISTLTFASIRESFPVAQVGALTGLANTGGFFSAVLLPPIMGLVFDHLGLHSQQAYAVAFIIPVLFASIGIAGGLMLSKPKHV
- a CDS encoding MFS transporter produces the protein MSTVAAKKKEYRKWLILANVSLGTFMATLDGSITNVALPSISHALAVPLNLVQWVITAYLLTIAALLPIVGKLSDSLGRGRLYQAGFLTFVGGSIFCGLSGSIWMLIVGRIVQAAGAALLMGNSQAIVASTFSKAERGRSLGITGTVVSLGSLTGPAVGGMLVSSFGWESIFWVNVPIGLLAFLAGIWILPKEKLEQVSEPFDYTGSLLYMVGIVAFLYVLSNVQVWGWGSIWTIAGLVGAIGLLIGFYKRETSISFPMLDFSLYRIRTFRVGSLAALLSFISLFCITVMMPFYMQNVLGYSPHIVGYVMMANPLVMALVAPLSGWLSDRIGPFFLTTGGLLLNAVSFAMLTTLGVKELPWQIALHLALFGLGTGMFQSPNNASVLGAVPPIQLGRAGGLNALVRNLGMVLGTTFSVSLFSFQFQRLAGSGERFTIQGEAYSATFIAALHSVFGAAAVICLLGAFVSARRGKPVR
- a CDS encoding ketoacyl-ACP synthase III, whose translation is MGNSFLSKAKITAIGTYAPERVLSNFDLEEMVDTSDEWIFSRTGIRERRIAAEGEFTTDLCVAAVQDLMKRYDKTVDDVDLILVATSTPDYAFPSVASQVQARLGIEDAGALDMNAACAGFVYALQMANSAITSGMNKKVLVIGAETLSKITDFNDRTTCILFGDGAGAMLVEYIEERGSFLSVHMTAKGEGGIHLYRTGLSNQMNGQELQNSGYIVQNGREVYKWAVTTVPCGMEKVMEKSGSVLEAVDWFVPHSANLRMIESICERSGFPLEKTLWSLEHFGNTSAASIPLALNKGIVEGKVKAGDRVLLYGFGGGLVQAGILLEWMV
- a CDS encoding ABC transporter ATP-binding protein — protein: MLKVNGIDVFYGNIQALHGVSLEINQGEIVTLIGANGAGKSTLLKAISGLLKPKQGDIVYEGTSISGRAAQAIVKEGISHVPEGRRVFANMTVEENLELGAFLRKDKDGIRQDFAKVYELFPRLLERKKQLSGTLSGGEQQMLAMGRALMARPKLLLLDEPSMGLAPLLVKTIFRIIEEINQAGTTVLLVEQNANMALSIADRAYVIETGRVVLSGTAEELNASDQIKMAYLGGH